The window CCTATTAATAACTATAAATCGCTGTCAAACAGGACACCAAGATATCTTGCAAAGAGGTTTTAACAGGGAACTGGTGGATGGAAGATTAACTACTGCAGGCTTGACATGCAGCTGTTAAAAGATAAAAGTTTCCTCTTTTCACAGAGAGCAGTGGCTGTGGTCAGCATGAAGCTGTGTTGCTTTATGGTTGGATGCTGTTGTCCGCtctgcacatacacaccttcAAAAGGTCTCTCACGGGTCACAACTTCCCACAGGACGATCCCAAAGCTGAAAGACAACATTTACAAGATAGTGAGAAATGATTTATTGCTTGATTTGAGAATCTTCACTCAATCATTGGTCCATCTCATCTATAGACAGAGAACCAGAGAGCAGTGGGAAGTCATCAGCTGATACCTGCAGATTGAGCAAAGCAGTGgcctttttcagtgttttatggcTTTAACATTATcagatcaaatcaaattccctctttgtgtttcctcagacagtgtttccctgttgagctgcaggtggaagtatagtaacaaaaagaggaactttgacactaaaaagactgtaacattgaaagatatctacttgatttgactcatttggacgtctgaagcttcatattagcttcagataaacttttaaatacatttttgcacagaaggaggactgtggattttgtcgcccatcacttccattgtaagtgcattatgaagggatcttctaatggtcagtatgaacaggaggaatgattacagcaagaaaaacatgtttcaatgttcatttgggctcctgactgttgttttaagacagacttggaaaaattgtgaacctgccctttaagtgttttgacttttaaactttttctttttcttttaactttgtCACTAGATTTTTTGTACTCTGTAGTGTTTGTGCTGCTACCTTTTGTTTAGCCTCGGTGTCTCTGGAGCGGCCCAATGGGATGACTTGTTTGTAATACAGTATGAAGTGTTGTAGGGAAAATGCCAGAGAAAGATCCTTTCTGCTCTCTCCATGAGCACATGTCCTGATAAAATCAGCAACGTCTGGAGCAATCTTTTGTAcaaactttttcttgttcttcaaAAGAAATTTTGCATCTTGAAGTAgagagtttttttgttgttgtttttaatcatttctatGACATGagctaaacacaaagtacatctGAGCCTGATAGGAATGTCATTACTTTTGCAGGTATTATGTAAGTATTGCAGAAAATTAAATTCTGACCAGATGATGGCGCTAAATGAAAAATCAGAGGATCACCGAAGTCATTAGAATTAATCCTTCAGGCACCATAAATATAtgcaatagttgtcaagatatttcactttgaactacaaatgtcaacctcCTGGTGGCGCTAGTGGAAAGTCAAGAGATCACAaaagtcagcaggattcatcctctgggaaccatgaatatctgctCATTAGAAAATGAGAAAGTCACAAGCCTTTATTAAtctctactaaaggaaggaatctctgtctgtatgtctgtatgtccttcGCGTATCTCTTGAACTGTTCATCTGATCAACTCTAGACCGACAAAAGGAAGTGCTGTGTTGAATTTGGTTCAATTTGGATATGCGATAGTCAGGGAGTCAGCGAGTGATCAGACACGAGTTGTGACATAAGGCAGAGAAAAGTGCTCAGCGcaaagtgctctaaaaagagaaaagtagacagtgaaaacaaagcttttaaggaggcgttcaggtacattgttgagcgtaggtcacccgCAAAGTGCTCAGAGCCCGATACACAACGACTGTAGTTGTTATGTGTGTAAAGTAGTGCAAACAATTTTTGCGGTCAGtttaaaaccagtttgtctcaaaCTCTACTTAAGCCTACTTCTGActattttattcaattttaattggtgacaaattaaacataGTTTAGTGTCTTGCACCATTTGTGGGGAATTTACACAATTTGTGTAATTTGTACTGAAGTAGATCTGAACCATCAAGAATGacttaaacacaaacaaacatcaaaaacataGACAACCGTCAGATAACCTGAGGCAAAGGCAAAGGAGAAGCGGTCTTCTGCACCTAGCAGATATCCCTGATTTTaatctcaaatgtaaaaaagaagaagttcaAAAAATCCATGTAATCTGATGTAAgtgacagacaaagaaaaggtcATTATTTTGTATAAAGTCATGTAACATCAGCATGTAACTGATATATGTCCTGGAGAAAGACGATATGCGGTAATACAAATAAGAGGGAGTTGTTGagttataaaaagaaaagccaAGAGAGCATCGAggttccctttttttttgtggaaccTCTCAAGAGAGATCTCTTTGAGACTCTCTTTAGATTTTAGCTTTatgctttttaattttttgctcaagtttttgtattttacaattTGCATTCTTAGATTACTTATtttgtaaaaccaaataaaactggtttgtgtttttacacacTCCACAGACTTGTGCTCATCTCTGAGGTCTTGTGGTTTCTCCCAGGTAAGCAAAGACACCTCCTTTGGGATAGACTGACATTagatttaaatttattttgattaaaaattaTGTTGAAATTTGTTAAAGATACATTTGCAGTGTTTATTGAATAACAGGAGGGCAATGGTTCAGGTTTAGTGACTGAGGTCAACATGTTGCTGTACATGTGATAGATGTATGATGTCAGAATAGAATTAGGTTGAGAAATTTATTATTAGGGGTTTAATTGGCCGTCAGAGTGGGCCTCCTCCAGAGATGACCTGTTACCTGTTACCTGACCTCCAACACCTATTTGCACCAATACACTTCGTTGTCACTCATGGCTGTTAGGAATTCCTGAGTAAATAGGCCCGTTAGTAGTGGTTCAACGACAGCTGGTGATTATAGAAGCCAGGCTGAATTTGGTTTCCTAAGCAAGGCTTGGATCGTCTTGTGTGTAGATTTTGGGTACTACGTTCGATATCtaggtcagaggtagaggacagcCGTCTGTCGGTGCCTTATCCACACCGGCAGGGGGTATCAGTTGTCTGTAGGAAGAAACCATTTCATATCATCTGTGTATAATGTACTGTTagtttatttcatgttattggtgtatatactcatcCACACCTCACATCGactgtattaatttttctatgtATTGGAGACTTGCTGGCTTATTTCAACATTTATGAATGAATTACCAACATTGATGATGAATTCTGACCAGATGGAAATGATAAAAGGATTCTTCACATCCTGGCTAACCTAAATTTACACTTATTAACGGCTTATATCTGATCCATAAAGCATTAGTAAAGTATTCATAAAGCTGTCAGTAACAACTTAACATAATTTAACATCTCTGCGGGTGTTGAGCAGCTGTCTGGTGTAATTCCTGGTTGGTGTCTGACCTGTAAATCTCACACTCCTTGCTGTAGGTGTGGTTGAGGTTGCTGAGCATCTGAGGAGAGGAGTAGCACAGCGACCTTTTGTCTCTACCCTTCGTCATCTTTCTCAGCGACGACTCAGTTTTCGCCAGCTCAAAACCTGCCAACTGTaccaaaaaccacaaacaacaatgtcaagactttatttgttttcactATCCAATGGGCCAGAAGcaatcccagcatgcactggttACTAATTACCTTGACTCTGTAGCTTTCATCCACCAGGAACCTGCTGCTCTTGATGCATCCATGTACCTTacttttctcttctgtctggTGCAGTCTAAGACACAACAGTGATAATCATTAGAACTTTATATTATAAACAAGAAATCCTGAAcattgattttaatttgaagcTGGAGTAATCAATATTTCTTTTACTAACACTGGAACAGAAACGACTGCTTGTCTGAACCACAGAGCATCTTTCAACTactagttttgtttttacagcactTTTACTGTATGGttccagcaacagcagctgttttctgttaaaaaagCCCCACCTGCCCACCTGaccaaactgcagacagacaacattAGAAACTAACTGGTGAATAAAGTGGAACATCTAGaggctaaagagccagatatttttcactatCAGGATTTGGTGGAGATCAAAcaagagctaaaaggagagtgaatattggacttatggTGGCTTCAGGAGCTGATAGTTTGCAGGAGGTAGTGTGGAGAATGAAGAGCAGCACATAAATGTACAAAGGCAGCGAACGGGGAAACTGCGGACAATCACAATATTCATTTCACCATCCTCTGATATTTTCTGCCATGTTTTTATACAGTTCCTGGTGGGACTGGACAAAGATAACTTGTCCTCCATTTATCTCTGCAGTAAAATCGTCACTGTCATAACTTCAGTTTCCTGTCGATGCCGAGTCCCATTGGCTGTACATTATGGATGTCAGGGTATTTGGGGTCATAGTTTGATTCAGTAGAACTTTGGCTACAAAACCTGGAGGAAAATCAACATGGCGCTGCCTGAGAGAGAGCAGCCTCTGTCTTTATTAGAAATAATGTCCTTTCTCTGTGTGATGTCAAAAAGTGGCAGCTACCATGTCTTGAGgctgaagtaccttaaagtacTACCGATGGCtgctagctgctccaactgactcccattcaaaaagcctcaacctctctcaatcattgttttcaatgagtcattctggtctcagtCTCTAAATGAAGGCcgtctaataagtgtgctggtggtcattttggaaatcattgctccgttaataagatttgaagacttatagtagctttgatgtcttcCGTGTGGGCATTGACTGACAGCTATGTCTTTTTATACGGTCATACAGTGTGAAAGTCTTGTTACGTTCATCACATGgatacaagtaaaagttcatTGGGATGATCATGTTGTTGTCTGATCTTGCAAGCCGCAAAATTTATAAGGCAATCATATGATAGTCATTCTGCCCCCTAGTGtccaaatgtattcatttttaatcatttattttaatatgaagATCATGTTTTCGGTGCCATTTGTCTACTTGTCTTGTTAGTTAGtgtaatatctcaaaaacttgTAAACAGATCTCAGTGATATTTGGTAGAAATATAGAAACAAACTATATGTTTTTGGATAGCACCACTATGTGGCCATTtgtaaatcaatcaatcataaaTGTTTTAGCTCATAACTCCTGAGTCACAGGTGGTTTTATGTTTTGGTCATGTGATCCTTTTACCGCATTTTAGAAATCTCTTCTGTGCATGAACTATAATATATATCGCTACATCCTATGCTGATGTTATGCCGATGATACTCAGATCTATTTCTCTGCCAAACCCAATAACTTGAATCAACTGTCCTCCCTCCATGAGTGTTTAGCTGCTACCAAAGTGACCCCAAATTTTCTCCATCTTAACcctgacaaaactgaagttctTTTAATTGGTCCTGAAATCTTTGTCACTGCTGCTCCTCAGTTTATCGGCCCACTTCACCTGAACATTAAATCCACTGCTAAGAATCTCAGTATCATCTTCAACCAGTATATGATATTTGACCATCATGTTAATaagcttgtccagtcctgttttcttcagttaagaaatattgctaAAATAAGACCTATATTGCCCCCTACAGTTCTTGAACAATTAAtccacacattcattttctcccAGTTTAactactgtaactccctttACACTTGCCTCAGTCAGTCTTCTCTAAAACGcttacagttaatccaaaatacagcagctagacttctTACCAGAACTAGCCCTAGGTCCCACATTACCCCTGTTCATGCCTCTTTCCTTTGGCTTCCGGTAAAATTCAGAATAAACTACAAGATCCTGTTGATTATATATAAAGCACTCCATGACCTCGCCCCTAGCTACATTTCTGAGCTTCTTGTTCCTCATTCCACTACATGACCTCTTTGATCCTCAAATCTCAGCCCTCTATCTATCCCCTGCACAAACCACAGATCAAAAGGTGACTGCACATTAGCATTCTTAGCCCCAActctgtggaaccatcttccactATCTGTTAGACCTGCTGAATCCTTGGACTGTTTTAAACGACGCCTCAAAACTCATTTATATCGTCAAGCCTTTCTATAGACCTCCCTTCTTGTTCccatgtcctgttttatttcatgctggttgatttctctctgtgtcatgttTGCTACTTTGTCtacatgtttgtcttctttATTAATCTATCTGTTTCaattttgcatgtgtatgtgtctgtgaagcgctttgtaactgtgtgttttaaaaagtgctatataaataaaagcttacttacttacttacttacttacttactttgtTTAATTAGGTACTAGTCGACAGGACACACACATTGGCTCATAACTCCTGAGTCATAGGTGGTTTTATGTTGTGGTCATGTGATCTTTTTACCGCATTTTGGAAATCTCTTCTGTGCATGAACTATAATATATATCGCTACATCCTAGACTTTGTTCAATTAGGTACTAGTAGACATGACAGGTGGAGTTCacataacaaaatatatattgatcTTGCACTATTGGAAGTTCGGAAATGCATTGCTATTGCCAACTCATTCAGAGCAGATGAAGATTGatctttcaaattatttgaTGCTTTGTAAAGCTTATTTAGCATTCAAGGAAAACCCAGGAATTTCACAGAATTTGGCATTTTGATATGAATTGTGACTTTTGGACAAATTTAGAAActattcaaatttaaaaagcaaaacaaaaccagatgAAATTATTTGAACCTGGATATATAGACCTTTATAgcaatatgtattattatttgtgtatgCATTTGCATATTTGTATGTCACTGTTTATCTGTATAGAGTTTAGTTTTGTCTCAGCCATGTAAGGATTCTCTTTGTTACTCTCTATGTTGTAGTTCatgttatgtgtgtatttatgttgatGCCTAATTaactcaacaaaaaaaacaaacaaaaaaaaaactcctgaaCCATGAGGTTGATTTGTCTAATTCACTGGATTttctgaaaacataaaactcCTGTCTTGCCTGCACTGACTGTGTTTATCTCCTCCTATctccttctttgtgttttatcatttctgGCACATAATTGAAATTTGCCAGTAAATTAGACAAAGAATGATTAGTTGTAGTCTGACCGGTAGAGTCCTTGTGCTGCGTCCAGACACATTCGAGCTTTCCTGGTCCAGGACAGTTCGCATTTCGAGTCCAGAACCTGTCGCAGACTTCCCTTCTCACAGTACTCGGTGATGATGAGGTACTGAGGGTTGGATCCTTCAGGCAGCCACAAATACAAgtcatattattataatttaaagATGCTATGTGAATCATTTTAACACAATAATACATTACTGCTTTTATTGTACAACATTAATTAGGACCACCAGGTTGGAGAGTGTTATCAGAGGCCGGTTCTGTAGTGTTTGGGCAGAAGGCAGAAGTTTTCTGCTGGGGTGAAGGTAGCTGAGCAGTTTGACGCAGTCAGTTACTCAGTCAGCCATGGTGTTTAGTTTATAACAAGGCTTAATTTACACTCACTTTCAAGTTAACTTAACTGTTCAGGTCAGATTTGAccaatttttacatttgagagcagtaaaatattgttgttttactgCTGTAAAGTGTATTGAGACACCCTGGTGTGAttttgcactttaaataaataaactttttaaatttaactttaaaaacatcCCAAACACCTTTCTTTTAGCATTACATTCTATAACCTTTCCTAATATATATTTCCCAGAATATttcccagaatatacaaaaatgtcttattatatcttatatcttatgttattatttgttaaaaaaaatcaaaaacattctTCACATCAtataacatttattgaaatcaTCACGgctgttatgttctcctgttttaatATAACATAGGACcataatatagtgtgattgtgaatgttttttcttcatgatGAAATACACTTTCTGCTCCCTGAAAGCTTAATTTAGGATTAATcatccatttattaatgactgatgatgtatttatgaatgaaaagtagCTTTGTTCTTCAGAAAATGGGTGTAGAAACTAATTATGAGGGGACACTGttagaatatgaacagtatttaAGGGTTAAGAGAGTCAAAGACTAGACACCTTTATGCAACGGATGAATCTAGACGTCTATCTGAAGACTGACTATAAGTTAGATCCAAGCTATAGTCAAAgtctaattttttaaaaattgactCCCAGATCATTTATGTCCAGTAATGTGACAGTGACAAAGAAACAACAGGTTGAATAACATCACAGCCAGCTTGTGATGCGTCTGATATTCTGTGATGCTGTGGTCTACTCACCATCTTCAGCCTGCTTGCAGATACCAAACATTCGCAGGATGTTGGGTGACTCAAAGCGCTTCATGGTTTCAACTTCCTTCTTGAAAACATCCTCCACCACACTAAATatagagaaaatgtttttgttgatatgTGGCAAATACAGTGAGTCACATCCTTGAGTAAAAAAAGTCTGAGCTCAAAGTGATGTCGGTGTGTTAATATCAGTACGACTGGCTGGAAGGAATCAATGTCTATTTGACTTGTTGTCATTTTACGTCTCTTACTCGGCTAATATTCAAATACCACATTCATACACTTTTAATTTCCTCATGGTCAAATGCTATAGATTATAGATTTAAGCAAATTAGGGTCACAATGTATCTCAAAATCAGAGCTGCATCTTAGATGGAGTAAGTTTTTTGAGTTACAGTATCTGGGACACATGAGTGGCCACATCTACATTAAGCCAAATAAATTCAAGAGTTTCAACTCGTTCTGCTCCTACTGTGTTAGTTATTGCcgtgtttcttcttcctcttccaatgAAACTCCGCACCATTGCCACCATTTTTTTGTATGACAGCGTTTTCGCGAAGCTCCATTTTTCCCGTACACACTGCAATGCCAGGCCGGCgatttcacatttacacactccgGAGGCCATTTTGGAAAAGCTCCGTTTTCAGAGAAGAAAAACTGTGGATGGAGggccaaaacagagaaaagtcgATACATTCACGAATTTAGCtggcttagtgtggacatgTCTATTTTCAAAATGGCTTCCAGAGTGTGCAAATTTGAAAACGCCGGCTTGGTGTTGTAGTGTTCACAGGAAAAATTGTGCAGTATTTGagtaaacaataacaacaatggtGGACGGCTTCATGCGAGTGTTGTTATCTTTATGGTCTGCTTTGACAGCTTGTTTAGAGTTAAACATAGCTATCTACCACATTTCTCTACTCAAACTGTTGTAATCTGCtgcaataaactaaatgtcagaAAGCCGCCGCAGAAACGTAAATGGTGTACAGTTTCTtctttgctggttttctgtggctgactgCCTTGTCTGTCCTCTGCAGATGCTCAGTAGGAGGAGAACTACCAGTTTTGGCGTTTCAATGTAGACGGAGGTATttgcagaaacaagctgaactCCTGCTGTGGACGCAGGTCATTCATGCTCAAAAACAGCGTTTTAGAATTTAGTGGCTTACTGTAGACGCAGTCTATGTGTAAAGAGGGTAAGTAGTCCAGCAATTAATCTGCATTTGACTGTGTTATTCAGTGCAGAAGTTTGTCTTTTAATGGATTTTTGGAACACCGATAGGTACAACCCTGCCAGTGGTTAAAGAAGTGCTGAGATCTTTTAATTAGAAAtaccacaatgaaaaaatactccattacaagtaaaagtcctgcatttaaaatgaagtaaaagtacagaagtattggcagcaaaatgtacttgaagtattaaaagtaaaattgttCAACCCCATTTAGagtgttatatttatcatatataatGGTATACATCATTGGAATATTAATATTCACTGACGTATACATGTTAATTGCATTTTAATGCAGCTACTGTTATTGCCTCTATAACAACACATCATGTAATTTActtataaaatattgatctggAAAGCAACTTCAGCTGtgagataaatgtagtggagtaaatagaaagaaagaaacgcCCAAATAAAGTACAAGTCTCTCAAaactgtacagtatttgagtaaatgtacttggttacattccaccactgacacattgcagaagaagagataGTGCTAGTGATAGAGCTTTCGGCTCTAAAGGAGGCAGAGTTGTCAATTGAAATACTGGTGTAAATTaaatagaattaaaaataaagccACACTGGTATTATTCTCTACCTTGGGGAGGTGTTCACAGGGTTGCTGTATCGCTTGATGGCCACTGTGAATCCGCGGTACTGTCCTTTGTAAATCTCTGAGTTTGATGTTTTCGCGATTTTCTCTTTGGGGTACTCCAGCTCCTCTGGTTTGATCAGACGGATATCCTCATCACTGGGGCTGGGCTTGttcactgtaaaaaacaaagttacaagCAAGGCTGGATTATCAAGCAGGCAAAGTGGGCAACTGACCCAAAACACCCACGTTGTCTCCGTATCATTTGGATAATCtgagaaaatgcaaatttgTTAGAAATTTGCACCACTGGATAGCTGCAACATCAGCTATTACAGGTCCATCCTCCATCTTATGGTCTGGAAGATGGATTCTGTCTCAAAGCCTAGTTTTAAgactttaatagttttattttatattgcgAATCGAAGCAAAGCAAACTGACTCACTGCGTCTACAATCAGCAACTGAAGCTCGAGGAGGGAAAGAAATGAATGGAacataattcaacatttatttacagataaataataataattagaaataCTAATACTACTCTGATTAATGCTTCAGCTTCTATTCCACTTTTGCTGCTTCTACAACTATTTTCATGGCTTCTATTATCTCTAACATGagaaaaaatcaatttaagaatttatatatttttattactaaTTTCAATAAAATTGTTTGATGTTTCcttatttcttaaaaaagtgTTAATGTATTGGTTCAATTCCTATTATTCATTCATAATATTTGTGTTCGGCAGTAACtcacatacacatgtgcacacatataataaaaattctaataattttaaaaacatttgtttatttattttttattgaaaaaattggcttgtgtttaaaaataatacctttttttaaaaaaaaaaagaaaaaaaaaaagaaaaaagaaagatgttaAATCTGCTGTTGCAGTTAAAGGCCAAAACGCTCTGAAAGTGTCTGACGCATGTTTTGAAGTAAATCTGTTGTTTAAAATGGGTGAACATGCACCAAAAGCATTATGAGGTGCTTTGACGCCCTTGCTGTGACCTTGTTTCGATTTTGGAGCGTCAAATGAGGAACCAGAGATatgtatttaagaagttgaCCTTTctagtaaagaatgagaaaaagtagtgaaatcctgctactatagtttgtttcatgatttgttgatgtagcctccaaaactgcctgtttcagacagaggctgaactgaggggctgcataaagagccggtataagataaataaggagtttttaactgagccccagaatataaatacagacctagaaatgtgcagaatatgacCCCTTTAAGAGATTTAGTGTACTCACACATCTCCATGAATTTTATCACGTTGATCAGCATGGCGTCCGTTTTCTCCTTCTGCTCCTTCATGTGGTCCAGGATCACTGaggaacacacaaacactgattaTACAAAGACAACCAGACTCTGAATCCAATCCAACCTCTCTACTCTTCTACTCTTCGATCTTATGAAATAACATCAATTTAGAAAACACTGAACTCATATCTTTATGTTAGTCAGGTCTGGTTACAGTAAGAAACAGACTTCAATTAggctttttagagctgcaatgatcgattaatcgattagtagattgacagaaaattaatcgccaactgtTTGTATAATCGATTTATGGCTCggagtcattttttatgaaaaaaaaatgctaaatttctcttgttccagcttcttacatatgaatattttttggttccTTTGGTCCTCTCagagagtaaactgaatatctttgggtttttgttactatacttccacctgcaactcaacagggaaacactgtccgaggaaacacaaagagggaatttgatgctaaaaagactgtaaatgtgtcagatgtccacttgatatgactaactcagactgctgaagctgaatataagcttcacatcaacttttaaatgactgtgtggacacactgtggattttggcctccatcacttacactgaaagcacatttgaaggatcttttaatatccagtatgaacaggaggagtgattacagcgaggaaaacctctttcactgttcatgtggacaactgactgttgttttaagacacacttgaaaaaacggtgaacctgtcctttaagattaaaactaaaaaatcaaatttaGGCTCATATGGACCATCTGACTTTTGCTTAATCTACTCTACAAAGGCAAAGCCAAAACCAGTTTCCCTCACATTTCTTCAGCTCTGCATCATCCGTCCACCCGTCCACCTTGTCCTGTGCCATATCAAAAATCTGGCAAACCATGTTCCCCTGCTCAACCTGCAGAGCTCCAGACAGAACCTGGAAGGCGTCGTCAAGGCGTTCGTTCACACTGTTGAACTCGTCTCCATGGCTCCGATATTTTAGGATGCACTCCATCCAGTTGGCCAAGGTGTATTTCTCGATGAGCTCCTGTGCTGATTCCAGAGTGATGGCAAGTTCCTTTAGAGCCTTTTCTAAAACCATCTCCTTCCCCTCTTTGATGGACCCCACCAGCTCGCCCAGGGCTTTGACTCGCTGGGCGACACGGTGGCAGCGCTTCTTATTGGCCTTAACATTTTCAACCAGGGTGTAGATCTTTGATGCAATGGACAGGATGTTTTTTATGGTGTCCATGACCAGCTGGAGCGACA is drawn from Thunnus thynnus chromosome 5, fThuThy2.1, whole genome shotgun sequence and contains these coding sequences:
- the LOC137183646 gene encoding mixed lineage kinase domain-like protein, which produces MDTIKNILSIASKIYTLVENVKANKKRCHRVAQRVKALGELVGSIKEGKEMVLEKALKELAITLESAQELIEKYTLANWMECILKYRSHGDEFNSVNERLDDAFQVLSGALQVEQGNMVCQIFDMAQDKVDGWTDDAELKKLILDHMKEQKEKTDAMLINVIKFMEMLNKPSPSDEDIRLIKPEELEYPKEKIAKTSNSEIYKGQYRGFTVAIKRYSNPVNTSPSVVEDVFKKEVETMKRFESPNILRMFGICKQAEDGSNPQYLIITEYCEKGSLRQVLDSKCELSWTRKARMCLDAAQGLYRLHQTEEKSKVHGCIKSSRFLVDESYRVKLAGFELAKTESSLRKMTKGRDKRSLCYSSPQMLSNLNHTYSKECEIYSFGIVLWEVVTRERPFEGCSNEEISQKVCNEKYQEPLPDDCPESLGCLINACRTYDSFQRPSAGVLVDKLRSVVAQMEEE